Part of the Leptolyngbya sp. BL0902 genome, TGCGGTTCGAGTTTGGCGAAAACCAGCCCCCCGGCGAATCCCTCTATGCCCTGTTTGAGCGGCTGGGTAATGTCCCCCTCCCCCCCTACATCACCGAGACCACCGCTTCCCCAGAGCAGTACCAGACGATTTACGCCGAAACGCCCGGAGCCGTGGCCGCACCCACCGCAGGGCTGCACTTCACTCCCCAAGTGTTTGAGGGGCTAGACCAGCGGGGGATTGCCCGTGCCCAGTTGACCCTCCATGTGGGGGTGGGCACCTTCCGGCCTGTGGAAGCCGAGAACATTCTGGAACACAAAATGCACGGCGAATGGATCGACCTCCCTGCCGACACCGTGGAGAAAATTCTGGCCACCAAGGCCAACGGCGGACGGGTGATTGCTGTCGGCACCACCGTTGTGCGTGCCCTAGAGGGAGCTGCCCAAGGGGGATCGCTAGAACCCCTCCAGGGCAAAACGGAACTCTACATCTATCCCGGCTACCAGTTCCGGGTCATCGACGGCATGATTACCAACTTCCACCTGCCTGGATCCAGCCTGATGATGTTGGTCAGCGCCTTAATCGGTCGGGAACGGCTGCTCAGCCTCTACGAAACCGCCATCCAAGAGTCCTATCGGTTCTACTCCTTTGGCGATGCCATGCTGATTTTGCCGGAGGCGAGAGTCATTTAGGCAGCGGGGATCCGCTTAGCCTAGGGGCATGGTTAAAGGTGGCTCAGTAAATTCTAAAAATTCTCCAAAAAATACTTCCTAGGGGCGTAAATTTTGAACCGAAACCGCTATCTTAGTATTGTGTTGATTTACTGACGAGCAATGCCGTAGCTGCCGCCTAGAAATTGCTTCTGGGATGGGTCTGGCTAGGGGTTGGGAAGCCTATCCCAATGGATGAATTGCCCGCCAAAATCATCATCAGCGATGGGTAGCCGACGCTAGAACAAGCCCATAGTTTGGTTTTGCATAGTTCGTCTGCGATACAGAGCGTTTGCCTTTGAAGCTGAGGCCACGACGGTATCGGTCGTTTTGAATGCTACAGATTCACCGTCCATAGGCTGGGGTCAAGTCACACTTGGCTCTACTTTTGGCGGCCTAACTTCAAAGCAAGATCGTGCGCTTCCTAGATGAGCGTTGATCGTTTCATTCGATGAACGCCCATTCATCTATAGGTGCTCTGCCTCTCCACTTCTATAGTTAACTTCCTAAACAACTGAAATCAATGGCTATTTTTGAGACCGTAGCTCAACCGTTTTCCCTAGCGTTGATGACCGCAGCCATGATAAGTACAGCGGGAGGTCTGAATCAATCGACGTCCCTATCGGTCATGGCCCCATCGGTGGCCCAGGCGCAATCCGTTGATCCCCAATTTTTAGACAATGCTCTCCCGGTGGAGGTTTGCCTAGACTTGCCCCACTGGCAACGGCCCTCGCCCCAAGCCCAGCAAAAGCACCTGCAAACGATCCCCCAGTACGGTGCTGCGCTACAGTCTGAGCCGTTACTGAGCGTGGCCAAAGACTGGTGGAGCCATGAAATCTTTTCCTTTACCACCTACGGCCTCAGCGCCCGCACCGATCCCCTCTATCTCTCAGGGCTGTGGACGGTGGTGGATCAAACCTGGGCCTGCTACGAAGGCACCCAGCCAGAGGCCATCAACCAGGGCACCTTGGCGGAGGTCTGGCTGATGAATCATCGTCTGCTGGCGGTGCAGTGGCAGCAAGATCGCTACGTGATGACGGTGGAACCCGCCGAATCGGGGCTGCAACTGGTGCAGTTTCCCCGCCAAGAACAAGGCCCATCTCTGCCCATCGCCCTGATGACCCTAGCCGGAGATACCCTAGCCGTCATGTCCGGTGACTGGTAAAACCAGCGATCCCCAGATGCCAACCCCTTAGGGGCGAGGTCTCCTCGCCCTTCCACTCCATGGAGATCATGAATCCGAATTTAGGCTGAATTGGGGCCGAATTTGGCTGAGCTACCGAGACCGATCCCAGGGTGCTTGATCCAGGGGCGACGGCCTAGAATTCACCCAACCTTAGAACCCTGGGATCTCGCGGCACAGGTTAATCAATCGCTGAAATCGTTTGGGCCAGGGCGAAATCTTTTTCCGTCAGGCCACCCGCATCGTGGGTGGTCATTTCAATCACGACCTTATTGTAGGAAATGGAGAGGTCGGGATGATGGCCTGCGGCCTCAGCGGGTTCGACGAGGCGGTTTACAAAATCCACCGCCGCAATGAAGTTTTTGAAGGTGCGGGTGCAGGTAATTGCCTTGCCCTTGAGGCTCCAGTCGGGCAGGTCGCTAAGCTTGGCTTGAATGGCATCGGCGCTGAGTAGGGTGGCCATGGTGGGGTTTCATAACGCTACGCCCTGATCCTAAAGCATTCCAGCCTAGCGATCCCCGTGACAGCGATGGGGCTAGAGGTACTCACCCAGGCTTTAACGTCTGCCACCCCGTTTAAAAGACTATCCGCCCTGCCTGGGGAAGAGAAACTCTTCAAAGGCGAGGGCGGTCTAGCTGGATCTTCGGTTAAACCTGACTGCCGGGAGGAACCCTTATCAGCCAGCTTCAGAAGCTTAGTTCGCTAGGCGAACACTGAGTCTTAGAGAACGGCCCCGGCGCACAGCCGGCTATCGTTAACCTGAAGACCCATACGTTTACTACTCTCTTGCATGGGCATCACCTCCTGAAGGACTAAAGGGTACAATCTCAAGGGTTCTCCTGCTGGACTTGTCAGCATTAGTGGTTAAGGTAGCACAGTCTTTTTGTCTGTGGTAGAACTTTACCCGTTGTTACGTAAAAAATTAGTCCCAAACCTCATCTATCTTGAAATCAGGCTTGGCCCTCACCCCCAGCCCCTCTCCCACGGGGAGAGGGGAGCTAGAGGGATACTTCAAAGTCCCTCTCCCAATTTGGGAGAGGGATTTAGGGTGAGGGCCAAGACAACGCATTTCACCATGGACTTTGTTTATGCCCTCCGATTTACCCCTTTCTCTGCCCGCCATTCTGCTCGATCCCCCCCTGCAAAGCTGGCTGCAAGAGGACATTGGCCGAGGCGATTGGTCTACGGCGGGCCTAGGGGACTTGGCGCGGCGACCGGGGGAGGCGATCTGGGTGGCCAAGGCTCCGGGGATCATCGCTGGGTTGCCCGTGGCGGCGCGGGTGTTTCACTTGCTGGATCCAGCGTCGAGGTTTGATCCCCAAGTGGCCGAGGGCACATTCTGTGAACCGGGAACCGTGGTGGCCA contains:
- the queA gene encoding tRNA preQ1(34) S-adenosylmethionine ribosyltransferase-isomerase QueA, whose protein sequence is MPESDSLDYSLSAYQYHLPPERVAQNPVTPRDTSRLLVVDSCTSHRHQNFYDLPNLLQPGDLLVVNNTQVIPARLLGYKPEGAKVEVFLLEEKGHHQWLALVKPGRRLKPGAIIHFGHDPQQPDLIAHVLETDPDTNGRLLRFEFGENQPPGESLYALFERLGNVPLPPYITETTASPEQYQTIYAETPGAVAAPTAGLHFTPQVFEGLDQRGIARAQLTLHVGVGTFRPVEAENILEHKMHGEWIDLPADTVEKILATKANGGRVIAVGTTVVRALEGAAQGGSLEPLQGKTELYIYPGYQFRVIDGMITNFHLPGSSLMMLVSALIGRERLLSLYETAIQESYRFYSFGDAMLILPEARVI
- a CDS encoding 4a-hydroxytetrahydrobiopterin dehydratase, translating into MATLLSADAIQAKLSDLPDWSLKGKAITCTRTFKNFIAAVDFVNRLVEPAEAAGHHPDLSISYNKVVIEMTTHDAGGLTEKDFALAQTISAID